One window of the Candidatus Diapherotrites archaeon genome contains the following:
- a CDS encoding HK97 family phage prohead protease gives MTEQYPLTEILNEDERIFTAYGSVDITDNQGERIPIQEFKPIMPIIFKRGADIMNSHSNKKVGKWVNYEFTEKNDKPAILLTGIIGKDYKLEDETWEKIKTGKYQGVSFGGASLKQDLGFYKGKPELILRDLEGYEFSVVEKPANPEAVFESINYIAKSDLEIKKPFAGYTDFDDCVSKNKNKGNPKAYCATIMRQVEGEKMNKFDDAYYSFDKNDRPPKNWWDKCIERAESWASDPAKVCGALWHDPGRWAHGSGPAMQESYGKSMEVKNMEEKKQEEKPEVYQQILSLLQEILAKVSAKPEEEVKAQEEKEPEEEKEEKETAKQAPEKVTLPKTVDEEITSKKVPEEKDEVKITEKQLKEIKKSLMEEIKKELGTATTPRPDAGLPEKEESNDLMQIFKSEKVPSWAQLNTKVREQRRKVFEQGIANAMGGAF, from the coding sequence ATGACTGAACAATATCCATTAACAGAAATATTAAACGAAGACGAAAGAATTTTCACTGCATACGGTTCAGTAGACATAACAGACAATCAAGGAGAAAGAATTCCAATACAAGAATTCAAGCCAATAATGCCAATCATATTCAAGAGAGGAGCAGACATAATGAACTCGCATTCAAACAAAAAAGTAGGAAAATGGGTAAACTACGAATTCACAGAAAAAAACGACAAGCCAGCAATTCTTTTAACAGGAATAATTGGAAAAGACTACAAATTAGAAGACGAAACATGGGAAAAAATCAAAACAGGAAAATATCAAGGAGTATCATTCGGAGGAGCAAGCCTAAAACAAGACTTAGGCTTCTATAAAGGAAAACCAGAACTGATCCTAAGAGACTTGGAAGGCTATGAATTCAGCGTAGTAGAAAAGCCAGCTAACCCAGAAGCAGTATTTGAATCAATTAATTATATAGCAAAAAGCGATTTAGAAATAAAAAAGCCTTTTGCAGGATACACTGACTTTGATGACTGTGTATCAAAAAACAAGAATAAAGGCAATCCTAAAGCCTATTGTGCAACAATAATGAGGCAAGTAGAAGGTGAAAAAATGAACAAATTTGATGACGCTTATTATTCTTTTGATAAGAATGATAGACCACCAAAAAACTGGTGGGATAAATGCATTGAAAGAGCTGAATCATGGGCATCAGACCCAGCCAAAGTATGCGGAGCATTATGGCATGATCCAGGGAGATGGGCTCACGGTTCAGGTCCAGCAATGCAAGAATCATACGGAAAATCAATGGAGGTAAAAAATATGGAAGAAAAAAAACAGGAAGAAAAACCTGAAGTTTACCAGCAAATTCTTTCTTTGTTACAGGAAATTCTCGCCAAGGTTTCAGCTAAACCAGAAGAAGAAGTGAAAGCACAAGAAGAAAAAGAACCTGAAGAAGAAAAAGAAGAGAAAGAAACAGCAAAACAAGCACCAGAAAAAGTAACTTTACCCAAGACAGTAGACGAAGAAATTACATCAAAAAAAGTGCCAGAAGAAAAAGACGAAGTAAAAATAACAGAAAAACAATTAAAAGAAATCAAGAAATCTTTAATGGAAGAAATCAAGAAAGAATTAGGGACAGCGACAACGCCAAGACCTGACGCAGGATTACCTGAAAAAGAAGAATCAAACGACTTAATGCAAATATTTAAGTCAGAAAAAGTTCCTTCTTGGGCGCAATTAAACACAAAAGTAAGAGAGCAAAGAAGGAAAGTCTTTGAACAAGGAATAGCAAATGCAATGGGAGGTGCATTTTAA
- a CDS encoding phage tail tube protein: MVNYGGLKNAYVLIGKETTYGTPVACTKDIGIVTGTTTAGTNEIIKSRGFSSRDLDQIQIGNFRFRLDFEGEYQNGRLIEYALGSVGHSGVADPYTHTFSLADTLPSFTVEVGLDETTDDVETYAGVKVNELTIALSLGGVVTIRASGLAKTVATSTIASTAITDNLPTMGYGLASLTVGADTIAQPRAFEWTITHNLSSIDKFGSFLPDNYLEEGRDYTSRLTMAFTDIKERSRFLTGTNTGTAPATADFDGFTTVLNVVNAAITRQIQITMTDCHYTECSRPIAVAGLIVQDFTVEHRTVSIVTKDDIPSASW, translated from the coding sequence ATGGTAAACTATGGAGGACTAAAAAACGCTTATGTTTTAATAGGAAAAGAAACAACTTACGGGACGCCAGTAGCTTGCACTAAAGACATAGGAATAGTTACAGGCACTACTACAGCTGGAACAAACGAAATAATTAAATCAAGAGGATTTTCAAGCAGAGACTTAGACCAAATACAAATAGGCAATTTTAGATTCAGATTAGATTTTGAAGGAGAATACCAGAACGGAAGACTGATAGAATACGCTTTAGGTTCAGTGGGTCATTCAGGGGTAGCAGATCCTTACACTCATACTTTCAGCCTTGCAGATACTTTGCCATCTTTTACAGTAGAAGTAGGCTTGGATGAAACAACTGATGACGTTGAAACTTACGCTGGAGTAAAAGTAAACGAACTAACAATTGCTTTAAGCTTGGGCGGGGTAGTAACAATAAGAGCTTCTGGCTTAGCTAAAACAGTGGCAACAAGCACAATAGCTTCAACAGCAATAACAGACAATTTGCCCACAATGGGTTACGGTTTAGCATCATTAACAGTAGGAGCTGATACTATAGCTCAGCCAAGAGCATTCGAGTGGACTATAACACACAATTTGAGTTCAATAGACAAGTTCGGTTCATTTCTTCCAGACAATTACTTAGAGGAAGGCAGAGATTATACGAGCAGGCTCACAATGGCTTTCACTGACATAAAAGAAAGAAGCAGGTTCTTGACTGGAACTAACACTGGAACAGCTCCAGCTACAGCAGACTTTGATGGATTCACTACAGTATTAAATGTAGTTAATGCAGCAATAACAAGACAAATTCAAATAACGATGACTGACTGCCATTACACTGAATGTTCAAGGCCTATCGCAGTAGCAGGGCTCATAGTTCAAGACTTTACAGTTGAACACAGAACGGTTTCAATTGTAACAAAAGATGATATTCCAAGTGCTTCCTGGTAA